A window of Dickeya zeae NCPPB 2538 contains these coding sequences:
- a CDS encoding ABC transporter substrate-binding protein — protein MKKQFNYLNISTLSLLLIAGVSHAAVSPETRSLDELYQRALQEGHEVTVYAGGDTAGQQDGIKAAFEKRFPGMKLNVIVDYSKFHDARIDNQLVTGTLVPDVVQLQTLQDYPRWKQEGALLNYKPRGWDQIYPTFKDQDGAWTGVFVDAFSNVVNTKSLPEKEWPREANDYLNPSLKGKIVVTWPNDDDAVLFWFKQVVDRYGWEYVQKFVEQNPQLVRGTQAPADDVESGKAVATFSTDGSLVPDEKAHSRFVLPQHDPFVSWAQRAAIMKGAKHPDAAKLYLNWLTDKETQQNTWYMWSVRTDVTPPKGYKPIWEYKNTNPDAFAKFMQDRGAVERFRSQMTLYFGEVKGEPSPGWLGLHPREALAH, from the coding sequence ATGAAAAAGCAATTTAACTATCTGAACATAAGCACGCTGTCACTTCTGCTTATCGCAGGCGTTTCACATGCCGCCGTCTCGCCCGAGACACGTTCCCTTGACGAACTTTACCAACGCGCATTGCAAGAAGGCCACGAAGTCACCGTCTATGCTGGTGGCGACACGGCAGGTCAGCAGGATGGCATCAAAGCCGCGTTTGAAAAACGGTTTCCTGGCATGAAACTCAACGTCATCGTGGATTACAGCAAATTTCACGATGCACGTATTGATAACCAACTGGTGACCGGCACGCTGGTGCCTGATGTGGTTCAATTGCAAACGCTACAGGATTACCCGCGCTGGAAACAGGAAGGTGCGCTCCTGAACTATAAGCCCAGGGGATGGGACCAGATTTATCCGACGTTCAAGGATCAAGACGGTGCATGGACAGGTGTTTTTGTGGACGCGTTCTCAAATGTCGTTAACACAAAATCCCTGCCTGAAAAGGAGTGGCCAAGAGAAGCTAACGATTATTTAAATCCATCACTTAAAGGAAAAATTGTCGTTACCTGGCCAAACGACGATGATGCAGTTCTTTTCTGGTTTAAACAGGTCGTAGACAGATACGGCTGGGAATACGTTCAGAAATTTGTTGAGCAGAACCCGCAGTTAGTCAGAGGTACGCAAGCGCCTGCCGATGATGTCGAGAGCGGCAAGGCAGTAGCGACCTTCTCAACCGATGGCAGTCTGGTACCGGATGAAAAAGCACATTCGCGCTTCGTACTCCCGCAGCATGACCCCTTCGTATCCTGGGCTCAGCGGGCGGCCATCATGAAAGGTGCCAAACATCCTGACGCGGCCAAGCTCTATCTCAACTGGCTTACGGACAAAGAGACACAACAAAACACCTGGTACATGTGGTCCGTCAGAACAGATGTGACCCCACCAAAAGGCTATAAGCCTATCTGGGAGTACAAAAATACCAATCCTGATGCTTTTGCGAAATTCATGCAGGACAGAGGAGCCGTGGAACGCTTCCGCTCACAGATGACACTTTACTTCGGAGAAGTGAAAGGCGAGCCCTCAC
- a CDS encoding TetR/AcrR family transcriptional regulator, with protein MKSRQQHASRAKSEQTKERILEAASEIIRDGGLHACTQRAIAAELNISPGTITWHFRILDDLHDAVIRKAVENFKSQTLKWFSECPPDKPEVQLTRFLCWTMQQQARLLSEYELFVAAVARPRLRESAMEWVRTHSMILQQHFRMNAKQADAVVAYTDAWLLRSLLSNGTEKPDEHMTERVFLSIIQTP; from the coding sequence ATGAAATCCAGACAGCAGCATGCGTCACGGGCCAAAAGCGAACAGACCAAAGAACGCATTCTGGAAGCAGCATCAGAAATAATCCGGGACGGCGGGCTACACGCCTGCACTCAACGGGCTATCGCCGCTGAGCTGAATATTTCACCCGGTACCATTACCTGGCATTTCAGAATTCTTGACGATCTGCACGATGCCGTTATCAGAAAGGCTGTTGAAAATTTTAAATCGCAGACGTTGAAGTGGTTCAGTGAGTGCCCACCGGACAAGCCCGAAGTTCAGTTAACCCGGTTTCTTTGCTGGACGATGCAGCAGCAAGCGCGGCTCCTGAGCGAATATGAACTTTTCGTTGCCGCCGTTGCACGACCCCGACTAAGAGAGAGTGCGATGGAATGGGTCCGAACGCACAGTATGATTCTGCAACAGCACTTCCGTATGAATGCGAAACAGGCGGATGCCGTAGTGGCTTATACCGATGCCTGGTTACTACGCAGCCTTCTCAGCAACGGCACTGAGAAGCCTGACGAACACATGACAGAGCGTGTCTTTCTTTCCATCATCCAGACGCCGTAA
- a CDS encoding DUF3142 domain-containing protein, with protein MGATAQILLVVRCTVVLTSLLCLSITAYGATVDAARYHAFWLWAAVQPQPVLAQADTLYLHQGEIARRNGKTVFLRQGIPVSTLPVKHLWLSFRVSELQLDKSGWQRLLHLRQRWAAAGNHLDGIQLDFDAKSYHLSQYVDFLQALRQQLPPDCRLSVTGLLDWAKTGDVRQLNRLSGVVDEIVVQTYQGRHTVENYTAYLPALLRLTLPFRLGLVQHGKWDEQWQRRLASSPFYRGEVVFLLNPTPARRTPILASHQW; from the coding sequence ATGGGCGCGACAGCTCAAATACTACTGGTAGTCCGTTGTACTGTTGTGCTGACAAGCCTGCTGTGCCTGAGTATCACTGCTTACGGTGCCACCGTTGACGCCGCCCGTTATCACGCGTTCTGGTTATGGGCGGCGGTACAGCCGCAACCGGTGCTCGCGCAGGCCGATACGCTTTACCTTCATCAGGGGGAAATCGCCCGCCGGAACGGCAAAACCGTCTTTCTGCGCCAGGGGATCCCGGTCAGCACGCTACCGGTCAAACACCTGTGGTTGTCGTTTCGGGTGTCTGAATTGCAGTTGGACAAATCGGGGTGGCAACGCCTGTTACATCTTCGGCAGCGTTGGGCCGCTGCTGGTAATCACCTTGATGGCATCCAGCTTGATTTCGACGCTAAAAGCTACCACCTGTCCCAGTACGTTGACTTTTTACAGGCGTTGCGCCAGCAATTGCCGCCCGATTGCCGGTTAAGCGTTACCGGGCTGCTGGATTGGGCCAAAACCGGCGACGTCCGACAGCTTAATCGCCTGAGCGGCGTGGTGGATGAAATCGTAGTGCAAACCTATCAAGGGCGACACACGGTGGAGAATTACACCGCGTATCTGCCTGCGCTGTTGCGCCTGACCTTGCCGTTCCGGCTCGGGCTGGTACAACACGGCAAGTGGGATGAACAGTGGCAGCGGCGGCTGGCATCATCGCCATTCTACCGGGGCGAAGTGGTGTTTCTACTTAACCCGACACCCGCGCGTCGTACCCCTATCCTTGCCTCTCATCAGTGGTGA